From the genome of Miscanthus floridulus cultivar M001 chromosome 10, ASM1932011v1, whole genome shotgun sequence, one region includes:
- the LOC136486269 gene encoding 60 kDa jasmonate-induced protein-like, with amino-acid sequence MPPYIERITHYVDTEDYTVFIHRLRGILAQHDDLPRQFVRDNRNSIHYVLPKQKHPRAPERWIYIKLVLRDGEETTLAVRDDNVYLIGFKNKREELFEFGFSGTIDRSKKSRPMLRGSRFLECDVNYGSLLHGGARNLVKMWLDRGFARWAVLRLSGYAQGQGGIVDDNTRRALAGLMVMVCEATRMRPLLERAGWHANARCCCIDSEHVDYIWGWGDMSEALLRWKRDPDTFQFPECLKDIGVGGAGKALDIVELLLNTPIHRDPTWRGDRWRQRPAAGDDDARRSEQQRREGGDRGRPSEKQRPAAGEDGSGSGQQQSPPNKRRRTEQQHDQDQPQEQQQPPPPPSDKGSGESQHSHQQETPPVSPADDYVACGRPLVEVFAVRAGFHFVGTIAVFDGMRGQVIYENENNGGAPPIHGSSSRSAGDDDQGYAPLLLTGPYRAISAYGSFTIEVDIRGAEMAAQQDQGADGGELNWDCYDTDKVYDRPVTETITTSRSGRMVKVTYAVLSDAVDAELKVHLRLPGATAEGRGAVVYGRIATRSKAFHDEDLAWSVLFDSEEVEGVSLVADGPGSIARLPLARSVVAMPLGSPLVIMATLYDAPPSQHGVSPVFQCQDMELTLDDRMRRRSADNGGEFEVSITSPDRYPRPRRNDTATPRRTPTSHYGCS; translated from the exons ATGCCTCCTTATATTGAAAGGATCACCCACTACGTCGACACGGAGGACTATACTGTTTTTATCCACCGACTTCGTGGCATCCTCGCCCAGCACGACGACCTCCCAAGGCAGTTTGTCCGCGACAATCGTAACAGTATCCATTATGTGCTTCCCAAACAGAAGCATCCCAGAGCACCGGAGAGGTGGATATACATCAAGCTTGTACTGCGCGACGGCGAAGAGACAACACTCGCCGTCCGGGATGACAACGTGTACCTGATTGGCTTCAAGAATAAGAGAGAAGAATTGTTCGAGTTTGGTTTCTCGGGGACGATTGACCGTAGCAAGAAAAGCAGGCCTATGCTCCGAGGGTCCAGGTTCTTGGAATGCGATGTCAACTACGGGAGCCTACTACATGGAGGGGCGCGGAACCTTGTGAAAATGTGGCTCGACCGAGGGTTCGCGCGCTGGGCCGTGCTCCGGCTATCAGGCTACGCACAAGGTCAAGGCGGCATAGTTGACGACAACACCAGACGTGCACTGGCAGGCCTCATGGTGATGGTCTGCGAGGCCACAAGGATGCGCCCGCTCCTGGAGAGGGCGGGCTGGCATGCCAATGCCAGGTGCTGCTGCATCGACAGCGAGCACGTAGACTACATTTGGGGTTGGGGCGACATGTCAGAGGCGCTGCTGCGGTGGAAAAGGGACCCGGACACCTTCCAATTCCCCGAGTGTCTGAAGGATATCGGGGTCGGAGGCGCAGGTAAGGCACTTGACATAGTTGAGCTGCTGCTTAACACGCCCATCCACCGTGATCCAACATGGCGGGGGGATCGGTGGCGCCAGCGGCCCGCGGCAGGTGACGACGACGCCAGGCGATCGGAGCAACAGCGCCGCGagggaggtgaccgtggccgtcCGTCGGAGAAGCAGCGGCCCGCTGCAGGTGAAGATGGCAGCGGATCCGGGCAGCAGCAGTCTCCTCCTAATAAAAGAAGGAGAACCGAGCAGCAGCATGACCAGGACCAGccgcaggagcagcagcagccgccgccgccaccgtctgaCAAGGGCAGCGGGGAATCCCAGCATTCCCACCAGCAGGAGACACCACCGGTATCGCCTGCTGACGATTACGTGGCCTGTGGCCGACCATTGGTGGAGGTGTTCGCCGTGCGCGCCGGCTTCCATTTCGTCGGCACCATTGCCGTCTTCGACGGCATGCGCGGCCAGGTCATCTACGAGAACGAGAACAATGGCGGTGCTCCTCCTATCCACGGCTCCTCTTCGCGCTCG GCCGGTGACGACGACCAGGGCTACGCGCCGCTGCTGCTGACTGGGCCATACCGAGCGATCTCTGCGTACGGGAGCTTCACCATTGAGGTTGACATCAGGGGCGCCGAGATGGCGGCACAACAAGACCAAGGCGCAGACGGTGGTGAGCTGAATTGGGATTGCTACGACACAGACAAGGTTTACGACAGGCCAGTTACAGAGACCATCACAACGAGCCGCAGCGGCCGGATGGTAAAGGTGACCTACGCGGTGCTGAGCGACGCCGTGGATGCCGAATTGAAAGTCCACCTTCGCCTCCCCGGAGCCACTGCTGAAGGCCGCGGCGCCGTCGTCTACGGTCGCATCGCCACGCGCAGCAAGGCCTTCCATGATGAAGACCTAGCGTGGAGCGTGCTGTTCGACTCGGAGGAGGTCGAGGGGGTGTCCCTCGTCGCCGATGGCCCCGGCTCCATTGCCCGGTTGCCGCTGGCACGGTCTGTCGTGGCCATGCCACTTGGTTCGCCGCTCGTGATAATGGCAACCCTGTACGATGCACcaccaagccaacatggtgtcaGCCCCGTCTTTCAGTGCCAGGATATGGAGCTCACCCTTGATGACCGCATGAGGAGACGCTCcgccgacaacggcggcgagttTGAAGTGAGCATCACCTCGCCTGACCGCTATCCCCGGCCAAGGCGAAATGACACGGCGACCCCACGACGAACGCCTACCAGCCACTATGGTTGTTCCTAA